DNA from Danio aesculapii chromosome 10, fDanAes4.1, whole genome shotgun sequence:
ATTTTGTGCATTTATATCTACTGGAAAATTAgtgatatatatgtatgtatgtatatgtatgtatgtgtatatatatatatatatatatatatatatatatatatatatatatatatatatatatatatatatatatatatatatatatatatatatatatatatatatatatatatatatatatatatgtgtgtgtatatatatatatatatatatatatatatatatatatatatgtgtgtatatatatatatatatgtgtgtatatatatatatatgtgtgtatatatatatatatatatatatatatatatatatatatatatatatatatatatatatatatatatatttatttatatatatatatatatgtgtatatatacacacatatatatacacacatatatatatatatatatatatatatatatatatatatatatatatatatatatatatgtgtgtatatatacacacatatatatacacacacatatatatatatatatatatatatatatatatatatttatatatattttgtgcatTTATATCTACTGGAAAATTAGTGACCAGTATGTAATTCAAAATATAGCTAATGGTgacacaattttaaaatgtaagccATTAGGAAGAAAAATTCTTGTTGTCACAATGATACttaagaaatatttgtaaaaaaacaaaaccctgCCGACCTTAATATGTTTACTCCCATACATGTAACAAGGGTTAAATTATTTAGCAGTCCCCAAATGAGGCCTGTTTCCTGTGCTGGGTGTTCGGGAAGGAAGAACTGGCCAATTCACTGATGTGTTTAATAGCTTATTTCAGATTTAGAAGCCCAAGCTACAGTCTGCCATTGtccgtgtttgtgtgtttatgctgGCTCTTGTTTACTTGGCCTTTCCTGGTCTACATTATGAggtaaaatgctaataaaacagGGCCAGATGGAAGTTGCATGACACTACTTTAGGCCTGTGAAACATATCACTAGATTCTGAATTTCTGTTGAGTTAAATGATTGTTGTGTACATAATACGCTATTATTGGCTATTTCCGTGGAGGTATCATGCATTTTAAATGCTCTCGTGCGCTGTGACAGAAGATACATCAacagtttatttcaaaataatgatTCAGTTATTGTGCCTGGGGCTATAAATCAATTGACTTCAATGCATGTGGGTGGCTACCTTGTGTggcattaaaattaaattgtattccATTAATTATGCAAAACATATGTGATGACAAACCactttgtatctttatttttcagaaaacaacCTTTCAGGATGGATGATGGACAATGCTACTACAATGAAACCATAGCCTTTTTTTACAATCGTAGTCAGAAGTATCTGGCCACAGAATGGAATGCCGTAAGCAAGCTAGTCATGGGACTTGGGATTACAGTATGCATTTTCATAATGCTAGCAAACCTGCTGGTTATGGTGGCCATCTACATCAACCGCCGCTTTCACTTTCCAATCTACTATCTAATGGCTAACCTAGCAGCCGCGGACTTCTTTGCGGGACTTGCCTATTTCTACTTGATGTTTAACACGGGACCCAATACGAGAAGGCTAACGGTTAGCACGTGGTTGCTTCGACAAGGCCTCATCGATACGAGCCTGACAGCCTCGGTTGCTAACTTGCTAGCTATAGCCATTGAGCGCCACATAACTGTGTTCCGCATGCAGCTCCACACCCGCATGAGCAATCGGAGGGTAGTTGTGGTTATAGTCATCATCTGGACTATGTCTATCATCATGGGGGCTATTCCTAGCGTGGGATGGAACTGCATCTGTGCCATAGACACTTGTTCCAACATGGCCCCACTCTACAGCAACTCGTACCTGGGCTTCTGGGCAATCTTCAACCTGGTGACCTTCGTGGTGATGGTCGTACTTTACGcccatatatttatgtatgtgcgTCAACGGACCATGAGGATGTCCCGGCACAGCTCAGGTCAACGGCGGAACAGGGATACTATGATGAGCTTGCTGAAAACTGTCGTGATTGTATTGGGTAAgtgctgcttttatttttgtacttttatcaTTAGTCCTTTTAGACAGTtgtctggaagtttctagcaAACTTGAGAACACCAATAAGCTGGTTCAAATGTGTTTGATTAGTAtttgagaaacaaaaaaaaaaacagacatgcaGGATAGTGAACCTTCCACTATCGATTCAATTTAAGTTGaaaccaaggttattatagttttggatttttcattagtttaagtttttatttcattttgactttttgttttcaaattcagttagttttaattagtttttagaggtagatttactagtttttattagtttttatgttGTGAAGTTGCTTAGTTTAAGTTaagtttttgttagttttttttttttttttttttttttgaatcatTGTTAGGTGCaatattcaaaatcatcagaataaatactgtataataaaaacGCAACCAAAGACAGGCTACCTTTTGTTTTGACACAAGAAcactaccactaccatctacccatcctcaaactcAACAAACAAAAGCTctcaagatagcagccttaagtaaagTATTTGTctaaggctgcttctgaggttaaatTCACAGTAGTGATGGAAAGTTCGGATCTTTAATGCGAACAGGATCATTTGTGACAATCTTCTCAAGTTtggactcaacataccaaaatatgtagtcagcaatcataatttcagtcagttaaaacattaccatgatctgaaaagtttcttacaattacgtTTTGATTAACTTATTTACATTCCATTATGAtgttctgttatgaaataaatgtacgcttcaccagatcctctcatttaatccctcggtttacccgcgctgcagttgttcaagttgaGTTcattcacagcaggctgtcatgtactgtttgggTTCGGTTAACTGAATCACACgtgcagtattatcggttcactgcttctcaaatctgatctcagtgcaCTATtctaataagttaataaatcagtaggctatatatttcttttttttttttttttttttgagtcagagggggtatcaggcatgtaaatagtaagttgtttgtggataagtgcttaacgTTACTGGAGACATGAATCGTTTCatatgattcagtttgatttggtgaattagttcaaatggttcacttagaagatctggtAAGACAGAACGATTAGggtcactaatacagaaataaaacccattattggtcacaaatgtcttaaattaatacttttaagtgtctgctgGGGTTGTATTTAATGttgtcactgtgctgctgtcatgtccagctgttgttttttttcactgGAGCAACTGCGAGGATTGACTGAAGGAGGACCAGCTTGATCTAGCCAATGGTATCAGGAATACAGACACCTAGCGTAAAGCTGGCATCACAAAGTAAATAGATTTAGtatgtattaaaaacatttacaaagaaaaatatgaaaggacatttttgctataattttagttagtttcagttagttttgaaTGTACACAATACAATTTTAGTTAGTTGTAGTTTTCTAAAAAACTCTctttaacgaaaatgtttttttaaattctagtatttgttttttaactaTAATAACTTTGGTTGAAACTGTTCTCCAACCGAATTGACAGGACATTTTGCATAATTTGAAGACCTTAAAGGAACTTTCTGGGAAAATTACTCCTTTTATAATTTATAAgagttttgttattttaatttcttttaaaatcaagccaatctccgggtctggcgagAACACTGAGCTTAGCATAGATAACCGAATTGGATTGGACCATGAGGACCTCGCACAAAAATAGTTTAGCTAtctaaagcttgacttttctgtagttacattgtgtaataaGACAGAAAggaaattaaatgtttctgtAGTCAGATGTGGGAATTCATTCAGTATGCAAACACTCACAGTGCAGTATGGGTATTATAATGAGTCGGGTCCGCAACAGAGGGTGCAAATTCCGTTTATTAAGAGATTCGTCAGgtaggcaaaggtcaaaacagggactGACAGGAGCATTCAGGTATTCCAATTCATAGTCAGAATACAGGTGAATGGTCAGGACAGGtaccaaaacaacataaaaatataaactaagCAAAGGTCAAAGACACTGTAGGCCAGAACTAGGAAACGTTTTGAAATGCTCACAGTTGACAAGACTCTTTATAAATGTCAGGTGTGTTTTTGCAATTAAGGGagatctgggccaggtgtgtgagtgaagtgcacgATGGGAACTGTAGTGTAACTGTATGGTAACTGTATTTCAATATGAGTGTTCTCCAGTTAAACTAACAGGTATTTTTATAGCTAACATGGTTAGTACACTCGTTATTCTGCTACACTGTGGAATTGATTGAGGGCACTTCAGACCATCTTTCTGCTTCCTCAAATATTACTATATTTAAGGGTATGAATAATTCATAAACACACTCCAGATAACTATGTTTATGCACCACAATGTAATTTGATTGTAACATCACAGCAGTGACTTTAATTCATAGTGCAAAGTAGTTTCCAATTGCTAAAGGGTTTAGGGTATTTGATTTAAACCCATTTCAGATGGGCAGTAGTGAACACTTGTGTAACGTAATCAATGACTTACATCTAAGTCATCAAGATGAAGGAGAATAGCAAGGAAGGGCATAAAAATGTGCACTGGAATGCAGCCCAAGTGCAGGATTTAAcagttcagtttattttaaaatgacatataCATTCATTTTAGCTTTTGTGCCATAGGCTTCTGCCCCATTTACAgttctgtatattttttcttgATGTATACAAATatctgtaacactttaaaatgatgGTCCATTAGTTCATGTACGTACTAATATgcacaaacaattagtaatacattaatTATGGTATTTACTCAGCGTTgttataattagttattattatttaagttaaataatgttcatttcagttcttgttaactcacggtgcattaactaatgttaaccagttttagatttaaaaatgcattggtTAATgttaaactataattaataaatgctttacaagattattcatacttaatggTAGTATAGAcatcaactaacattaactaataaaccaTTGTCTAAAATGTTACCCACATATTTAAACATTCATAAATCAACATAAGAAAGACAATTAAAACAGTAAGATTGTACATTTTGTTTAATGGTTAAATTAATATTCCCTTTCTTTTTCAGATAACAGGACACAGTTAATTTAGTTTCTCAGGTAAATGTACAttaatttaagaatgtttagattgTTGCAGTGGGAAATTATTCACTTATTGATAATATCTACATATAAATAACTATCACAATCATAAGCAGATGGCCTAAAACCACAGTGACTTGCTCAACAAACAAACTGTCCATGCTCATATTTCATTTTACATTCAAATGATGGGAAACCTCATAAAGGTCAATTCTCTTGACTACTAATAGTTTGCAAAAAAATACACATGAAAAGATTATTAATCCATTTTGGTGTACCGCAAGGATCTGCATTGTGAATTTGAGCATTGTGGAGCCAAACTGCATATGTTCTCTGAGAATCTGTAATTTGCTATGACGTAGAAATTGGCTCTGGGGATCAATTTATTCTCTCCAATTGCTGTTCACACTGGCCAGTTTCCATGTGTCCGCTTCCTGTTGACAGAGATCCTTTTATTGATAGTGCAAAATTACACACCACACACCAATCTGCGGTCTAAAAGCAGTACTTTTACCTAAATGGAACACTAACAGTCTCctttctttattatattatattattcattcattcattttcttttcagcttagtccctttattaatccggggtcgccacagtggaatgaaccaccagcttatccagcacatgttttttacgcagcggatgcccttccagctgcaacccatctttgggatatattatattatattatattatattatattatattatattatattatattatattatattatattatattatattatattatatttcttttcggctcaatctggggtcgccacagcgaaatgaaccgccaacttatccagcacatttttacgcggcgaatgcccttccagccgcaacccatctctaggaaacatccacacacactcatttccacacatacgctacggacaatttagcctacccaattcacctgtactgcatgtctttggactgtgggggaaagaggagcacccggaggaaacccacgcgaccttcttgctgtgaggcgacagcactacctactgcaccccATTGTGtcaccctatattatattatattatattatattatattatattatattatattatattatattatattatattatattatattatattatattatatattcctgttttatacaataatactctatattatatatttttccgTGTATAAACAGCTATGAAAAAAAATACCACTTTAAAATCCTCTGTCTCTCTGTATTTATGGCTTATAATTATGAttttaggtttaaaaaaaaaagagttttgtttttctgtaaactattgatgacatttcttccaaaaatCTAGTGAAAATACTATTTAGTTtcctttttttacataaaatatcaaAAAAGGCCTGTTTGATTTACTTTTAATGGTTAGCaatgctgcctcacagcaagaaggtcgctggctttaGTCacaggtgggtcagttggcatttctgtgtggagtttgcctgttctccccgtgttcatgtgggttttctcagggtgctccagattcccccacagtccaaagacatgcgctataggtgaattgaataagctaaattgcaagagtgtatgggtgttttctagtgctgggttgcggccggaagggcatcggctgcataaaacatatgctggataagttggtggttcattccgctgtggcaacctctgataaataaagtgactaagccgaaggaaaatgaatgaatgaataaatactcaTGTTTTAAGCTttcacagtaaaaaataaataaaattcttagGGTTGTTTATAGTCCGAAtagatttttaaatcaaaaagcattttttttgtaaaaaaaaattaaaatattaataataaaagcttttgttttcagtaatatcaaatcaaaatgaattatttttcttcttaaaacaaacaaaatagtcTACAAATGGGGAAAGTAaagtttgttttcagtttgaaagaAGATTATTTTACAGAACCAATTGGTAGATTATTTTGCCAATATTTTTAGTCGCTTTTAAGGTAAaatctattaatttattaatagcaGAGAACATTAAACTCAAACCCCATactgataaataaaaacaaacttagaATGGTCTAGTGGACACTtgctttaattcattttattatattttttattcatttattcatcccttTGTGTTTTGCATTACCCTAAATTTGCGTtggtaaaatggaaaaaaaacattcatttatttatttaaatttttattaattctaATGTCCTAATCTTTAAGTCATTTTTGATAAAAGCATCAGATGCCAgatgattaaatataaatgcCATGTAAATGTCTCTTTTAAAGGATGTGCAATGCTAATATAACTGTGAAACTATTGCAGGTTGGATTGTGATGTAAGATGTTACCCTTCACTCTATTGTGCTAAATTGAAGTCAGCAAACAATGTAGCCCTTGACTAGTCTACAGCTGAGAGCCTGTCATAGTGGTTTTGCTCCCAGTTCCACTGTTTGCCTTGCACTGCATCAGTGTCAAGCCTCGCCGGCTCCCCCAGTGAAGCCTGGCCTAGAAAAAAAGAAACCAGTCATGGCGCTCCATCCCACTGCTCAAGCACAGTTAAGGAAACAGTGCTGTTGTTGTTTGGAGCGGGCAGAGCTTATCTTCAACCTCTGGGGAGAATGGAGAGCAAGGGTTCTGAATGAAAGCTCAGTCTGTAGACCCTGGAGATAATACATTATTACATGGTAATTACAGTGTGTAATTGGTGCTTAATATTATAATACTTCACATGGTTTTACTTTTATAATTGTTGATCTTAACTTCGAGATGTCTCTCATTATttgcgggagttacgttctaaaataacctgcaataggcgaaatctgcaaagtagtcagctttattttttacaattattgtaGATGTTTAAAGGGGTcatccagagtgtatttttaaggcttggttgtgtttatggggtgcaaagcaatCTGTGCTCATGCTTTtgatttgtagaaaatcacagtATTTTTTCAAAAATCCTACTTTggttatatacagctactcagctaacatgaaaatgacatatTCCTAGTTcctatttcctagttcctctgaaggcccgccctcaagaggctctgattggtccgcTAACATAATGttctgtgattcgcagatcagctccacatcaccaAGAAGTGtctctgttataacattacagcgcctctggccacacaacaaggttattatagttaacgagaacgaacaaaaaaacgaaaactaaaatttacaataattgtcattaactgaattaaaaataaaaatgagagtttttttttgttttgtttttaaactagaactaactgaaacagtattgtgtacatacaaaactagctgaaactaactaaaattatagcaaaaacctccttcgttttcgtatttgtaaatgtatttaatacgtAATCTtaatgtaagccttttagaagtaaataaaacttgcgctgcaggtgtttgacccgtacggcacctcagagtccgTAATCCTGCTGCCATCGAGCCGTTTCTCCTCCAGTCAGTCCTCGCTGTTGTTCCTGTGACAAAAACaatgagtggacatgacagcagcacggtgacagcattacaggcacttaaaactattactttaacacatttgtgcccaataatgggttttatttctgtatcgcgatcgcgaacaaatctttttaaccggatcatCTAAGTGAACTGGTTGAACAAGTTCACCAAtacgaactgaatcatttgaaatgatttgcgtctccagtaagcacatatccacaaactacttactttttaacaagcctaatccccacctctgactcgaaataatccaatatatactctcattcagttattagaacagtaaagTTTGCTACACTGAAATCAAATTTGGGAAgtggtgaaccgataatactgctcatgcgtgattcagtgaactgaacacaaacagtacataacagcctgctgtgactgaactaaacttgaacaaaagcaccgcgggtaaaccgagggcttaaatgagaggatctggtgaaaaacgtaagtttatttcataacagaaaatcataatgaagtttaaataagcgaatcatgcttcagttgggttgcaaaactttactgcaagacatttttcagatcacggtgatgttttaactgacttaaattactattgctgactacataaatTTGGtgtgttgagtcctaacatccgcgtTAAAATCTgtacttcccatcactactgtgtatttaATCTCAGAGCAGCCttcacacatattgtacttaaggctgctatcttgtgggctgtgtacttgaatttgaggatgggtatggTATTGgcagatgatagtgttcatgtatCCTCTAAATActggtttcaaaaaatgtatggctgagttttaattttacaataattattctaTTGATTTTTAATCTTGCatctaacaaatatccttatttagaaaaaactaaaactaatactgaaactaataaaaactaaactaaaagtcatttcaaaatatagaaactaataaaaactagtaaatctacctctaaaaactaatttaaactaactgaattttaaaaacaaaaagtcaaaacgaaatagaaactaaaactaatgaaaaatccaaaactattataccCTTGCCACACCCCTTCGCTGCACGGGGTGTATATGTGTAACCTGaggggtttatgacatcattaacccggatgtatttttttgtagtccccaaacttagTTCactataggctttgctaagctaactgtgTAAAAGCCAACATAtaactttgcattgaactttgagcgtcttacattcagagatgttgtttatgttcacacagctacattacacatcattaaactaaagtttaaaatatgatatcgtagtggaccacccctttaaggctgtaaaaccccccactacacactttatacacttttctcagacaggcattaacattttcactctTTTCTCTCATTTAAACAATCTCAAAGTTGAAAgtttcatagaaaaataagtctaGTAGcctattatagaatgaaaccaaagaccaaaaacagttccccttcggatggggaactccaatgctatgtggaaacttccactatggggatttcgtcagaatccaatcatctgaaagagtataaaaacgggccaatgaaatgccaatgagttggcagcgtcagcgtgcacagctggcgtcaatgacaatcagtcatgctataaagacgcagccagtgccatgctcgacatcctttcgctttcagagcctttcacgaagcttctgagagagtctttgagggtatctccaacctgtgtctacagagagagatcgagaagcagcttctcccggtccagagcgcgtatacgcagtggcagatggtcgagctgggtatttctcccttgcctggcgtcctttgggtccggtcctccaagagcggtttgtatataggaaaaaagctttcctaaaagagcaacacggtcgtgcagtgcgtctttttcaagacgtcactccgaccgtgcgttactggatgcggtggtttcctatccccggatgatgggcacgagcacagcgtttc
Protein-coding regions in this window:
- the lpar1 gene encoding lysophosphatidic acid receptor 1 — its product is MDDGQCYYNETIAFFYNRSQKYLATEWNAVSKLVMGLGITVCIFIMLANLLVMVAIYINRRFHFPIYYLMANLAAADFFAGLAYFYLMFNTGPNTRRLTVSTWLLRQGLIDTSLTASVANLLAIAIERHITVFRMQLHTRMSNRRVVVVIVIIWTMSIIMGAIPSVGWNCICAIDTCSNMAPLYSNSYLGFWAIFNLVTFVVMVVLYAHIFMYVRQRTMRMSRHSSGQRRNRDTMMSLLKTVVIVLGAFIVCWTPGLVLLLLDVVCANCNILTYEKFFLLLAEFNSAMNPIIYSYRDKEMSITFKQILCCQRQENVNGTAEGSDRSASSINHTVLSGAHHNDHSVV